The Rhinopithecus roxellana isolate Shanxi Qingling chromosome 13, ASM756505v1, whole genome shotgun sequence genome contains a region encoding:
- the MN1 gene encoding transcriptional activator MN1 encodes MFGLDQFEPQINSRNAGQGERNFNETGLSMNTHFKAPAFHTGGPPGPVDPAMSALGEPPILGMNMEPYGFHTRGHSELHAGGLQAQPVHGFFGGQQPHHGHPGSHHPHQHHPHFGGNFGGPDPGASCLHGGRLLGYGGAAGGLGSQPPFAEGYEHMAESQGPESFGPQRPGNLPDFHSSGASGHAVPAPCLPLDQSPNRAASFHGLPSSSGSDSHSLEPRRVTNQGAVDSLEYNYPGEGPSGHFDMFSPSDSEGQLPHYAAGRQVPGGAFPGASAMPRAAGMVGLSKMHAQPPQQQPQQQQQQQQPQQQQQQQQQQHGVFFERFGGARKMPVGLEPSVGSRHPLMQPPQQAPPPPQQQQQPPQQQPPPPPGLLVRQNSCPPALPRPQQGEAGTPSGGLQDGGPMLPSQQHAQFEYPIHRLENRSMHPYSEPVFSMQHPPPQQAPNQRLQHFDAPPYMNVAKRPRFDFPGSAGVDRCASWNGSMHNGALDNHLSPSAYPGLPGEFTPPVPDSFPSGPPLQHPAPDHQSLQQQQQQQQQQQQQQQQQQQQQQQQQRQNAALMIKQMASRNQQQRLRQPNLAQLGHPGDVSQGGLVHGGPVGGLAQPNFEREGGSTGAGRLGTFEQQAPHLAQESAWFSGPHPPPGDLLPRRMGGSGLPADCGPHDPSLAPPPPPGGSGVLFRGPLQDPMRMPGEGHVPALPSPGLQFGGSLGGLGQLQSPGAGVGLPGAASERRPPPPDFATSALGGQPSFPFGAASRQATPHSGPGVNSPPSAGGGGGSSGGGGGGSAYPPQPDFQPSQRTSASKLGALSLGSFNKPSSKDNLFGQSCLAALSTACQNMIASLGAPNLNVTFNKKNPPEGKRKLSQNETDGAAVAGNPGSDYFPGGTAPGAPGTGGPSGTSSSGSKASGPPNPPAQGDGTSLSPNYTLESTSGNDGKPVPGGGGRGRGRRKRDSGHVSPGTFFDKYSAAPDSGGAPGVSPGQQQASGAAVGGSSAGETRGAPTPHEKALTSPSWGKGAELLLGDQPDLIGSLDGGAKSDSSSPHVGEFASEEVSTSYANEDEVSSSSDNPQALVKASRSPLVTGSPKLPPRVGAGEHGPKAPPPALGLGIMSNSTSTPDSYGGGGGPGHPGTPGLEQVRTPTSSSGAPPPDEIHPLEILQAQIQLQRQQFSISEDQPLGLKGGKKGECAVGASGAQNGDSELGSCCSEAVKSAMSTIDLDSLMAEHSAAWYMPADKALVDSADDDKTLAPWEKAKPQNPNSKEAHDLPANKASATQPGSHLQCLSVHCTDDVGDAKARASVPTWRSLHSDISNRFGTFVAALT; translated from the coding sequence ATGTTTGGGCTGGACCAATTCGAGCCCCAGATCAACAGCAGGAACGCTGGCCAGGGCGAGAGGAACTTTAACGAGACCGGACTGAGCATGAACACCCACTTTAAGGCCCCGGCTTTCCACACTGGGGGGCCCCCTGGCCCTGTGGATCCTGCCATGAGCGCGCTGGGCGAGCCCCCGATCTTGGGCATGAACATGGAGCCCTACGGCTTCCACACGCGCGGCCACTCGGAGTTGCACGCAGGGGGGCTGCAGGCGCAGCCTGTGCACGGCTTCTTTGGCGGCCAGCAGCCTCACCACGGCCACCCGGGAAGTCACCATCCCCACCAGCATCACCCCCACTTTGGGGGCAACTTCGGTGGCCCGGACCCGGGGGCCTCGTGCCTGCACGGGGGTCGCCTACTCGGCTACGGCGGCGCAGCCGGAGGCCTGGGCAGCCAGCCGCCCTTCGCCGAGGGTTATGAGCACATGGCGGAGAGCCAGGGGCCTGAGAGCTTCGGCCCGCAGCGACCGGGGAACCTCCCGGACTTCCACAGTTCGGGTGCCTCCGGCCACGCCGTGCCGGCCCCATGCCTGCCGCTGGACCAGAGCCCTAACCGAGCCGCCTCCTTCCACGGCCTGCCCTCCTCCAGCGGCTCCGATTCCCACAGTCTGGAGCCCCGGAGGGTGACGAACCAAGGAGCCGTCGACTCGCTGGAATACAATTATCCGGGCGAGGGGCCCTCGggacattttgacatgttttcgCCCTCTGACTCCGAAGGGCAGCTGCCTCATTATGCAGCGGGTCGCCAGGTTCCCGGGGGCGCTTTCCCGGGCGCCTCAGCCATGCCCAGGGCTGCGGGCATGGTGGGCTTGTCCAAAATGCACGCCCAGCCACCGCAGCAGCAgccgcagcagcagcagcagcagcagcaaccccagcagcagcagcagcagcagcagcagcagcatggtGTGTTCTTTGAGAGGTTCGGTGGGGCCAGAAAGATGCCTGTGGGTCTGGAGCCCTCAGTGGGCTCCAGGCACCCTTTAATGCAGCCTCCCCAGCAGGCCCCGCCACCccctcagcagcagcagcaaccgCCACagcagcagccgccgccgccaccggGGCTTCTAGTCCGACAAAATTCGTGCCCGCCTGCGCTCCCTCGGCCCCAGCAGGGCGAGGCGGGCACGCCCAGCGGCGGCCTGCAGGACGGAGGCCCCATGCTGCCCAGCCAGCAGCACGCGCAATTCGAGTATCCCATCCACCGGCTGGAGAACCGGAGCATGCACCCTTATTCCGAGCCTGTTTTCAGCATGCAGCATCCTCCTCCGCAGCAGGCGCCCAACCAGCGGCTGCAGCATTTCGACGCGCCCCCCTACATGAACGTGGCCAAGAGGCCGCGCTTCGACTTCCCGGGCAGCGCGGGAGTGGACCGCTGCGCTTCGTGGAACGGCAGCATGCACAACGGCGCTCTGGATAACCACCTCTCCCCCTCCGCCTACCCAGGCCTACCCGGTGAGTTCACACCGCCTGTGCCCGACAGCTTCCCTTCGGGGCCGCCCCTGCAGCATCCGGCCCCGGACCACCAGtccctgcagcagcagcagcagcaacagcagcaacagcagcagcagcagcaacagcaacagcaacagcagcagcagcagcagcgccaAAACGCGGCCCTCATGATTAAGCAGATGGCGTCGCGGAATCAGCAGCAGCGGCTGCGCCAGCCCAACCTGGCTCAGCTAGGCCACCCCGGGGACGTGAGCCAGGGCGGCCTGGTGCATGGCGGCCCGGTGGGCGGTTTGGCTCAGCCGAACTTTGAGCGTGAAGGCGGCAGCACGGGCGCCGGGCGTCTGGGCACCTTCGAGCAGCAGGCGCCGCACTTGGCGCAAGAGAGCGCGTGGTTCTCAGGTCCGCACCCGCCGCCCGGAGACCTGCTGCCCCGTAGGATGGGCGGCTCGGGCCTGCCCGCTGACTGTGGCCCGCACGACCCCAGCCTGGCGCCCCCTCCTCCCCCCGGTGGCTCGGGGGTGCTGTTCCGGGGCCCTCTGCAGGACCCGATGAGGATGCCCGGAGAGGGCCACGTGCCCGCGCTGCCCTCACCGGGCCTGCAGTTCGGGGGCAGTCTGGGCGGCCTGGGTCAGCTGCAGTCGCCCGGGGCGGGCGTGGGGCTCCCCGGCGCTGCTTCCGAGCGCCGGCCCCCGCCGCCGGACTTCGCTACGTCTGCACTCGGGGGCCAGCCGAGCTTTCCGTTTGGTGCAGCGAGCCGGCAGGCCACGCCGCACAGCGGTCCAGGCGTGAACTCACCCCCCAGCGCGGGAGGGGGCGGTGGCAGCTCCGGTGGTGGCGGTGGCGGGAGTGCCTATCCGCCTCAGCCTGATTTCCAGCCCAGCCAGCGCACCTCTGCCAGTAAACTGGGCGCGCTTTCGCTGGGCTCCTTCAACAAGCCCAGCTCCAAGGACAACCTGTTCGGCCAGAGCTGCCTGGCTGCGCTCTCCACCGCTTGCCAGAACATGATCGCCAGCCTCGGGGCCCCCAACCTCAACGTGACCTTCAACAAGAAGAACCCGCCCGAGGGCAAGAGGAAACTGAGCCAGAACGAGACCGATGGCGCGGCAGTGGCCGGCAACCCGGGCTCGGATTACTTCCCAGGAGGGACTGCTCCTGGGGCCCCAGGAACCGGAGGCCCATCCGGGACCAGTAGCAGCGGCTCCAAAGCCTCGGGGCCACCCAACCCTCCAGCCCAGGGGGACGGCACCAGCCTCTCCCCCAACTACACCCTGGAATCCACGTCGGGGAATGACGGCAAGCCGGTCCCCGGGGGCGGCGGCCGGGGACGGGGTCGCAGAAAAAGGGACAGTGGTCACGTGAGCCCTGGCACCTTCTTTGACAAGTACTCGGCGGCCCCGGACAGCGGGGGCGCACCTGGGGTGAGCCCAGGGCAGCAGCAAGCGTCAGGTGCAGCCGTCGGGGGAAGCTCCGCAGGCGAGACGCGCGGGGCACCGACGCCCCATGAAAAGGCGCTCACGTCGCCATCCTGGGGGAAGGGGGCTGAGTTGCTCCTGGGGGATCAGCCAGACCTCATTGGGTCCCTGGACGGTGGGGCCAAATCGGACAGTAGTTCGCCACACGTGGGTGAGTTCGCCTCGGAGGAGGTGAGCACGAGCTACGCCAATGAGGACGAGGTGTCGTCAAGTTCTGACAACCCCCAGGCACTAGTTAAAGCGAGCAGGAGTCCCCTGGTGACCGGCTCGCCCAAACTCCCTCCCCGTGTAGGCGCCGGGGAACATGGACCGAAGGCGCCCCCGCCCGCCCTCGGCCTGGGCATCATGTCTAACTCTACCTCGACCCCTGACAGCTATGGCGGCGGTGGGGGCCCGGGCCATCCGGGCACGCCGGGCCTGGAGCAGGTCCGCACCCCGACGAGCAGCAGCGGCGCCCCGCCACCCGACGAGATCCATCCCCTGGAGATCCTTCAGGCGCAGATTCAGCTACAGAGGCAGCAGTTCAGCATCTCCGAGGACCAGCCTCTGGGGCTGAAGGGTGGCAAGAAGGGTGAGTGCGCCGTCGGGGCCTCAGGGGCGCAGAATGGCGACAGCGAGCTGGGCAGCTGCTGCTCCGAGGCAGTCAAGAGCGCCATGAGCACCATCGACCTGGACTCGCTGATGGCAGAGCACAGCGCTGCCTGGTACATGCCCGCTGACAAGGCCCTGGTGGACAGCGCGGACGACGACAAGACGTTGGCGCCCTGGGAGAAAGCCAAACCCCAGAACCCCAACAGCAAAGAAG